A stretch of Methanobrevibacter boviskoreani JH1 DNA encodes these proteins:
- the rhuM gene encoding virulence RhuM family protein, whose translation MEKQPLYAKKLLYQSEDGAVEGNFIIGEDTLWANRKVISEIFGTTQQNISIHFSNIIQEGELIENEVSINENELFKDYTEFRKDSFLNSKKGGRPEKWYNLDAIISIGYRINSKEATQFRKWSNRILKEYMIKGFVLDDERLKNGGIFGKDYFDELLERIKEIRASERRFYQKVTDLFAECSYDYNSNSEIAKEFYATIQNKLHYAVTNQTAAEIISSRADHNKDNMGLTTWSNAPYGKIIKKDTIIAKNYLNKNELSELNNIVNMYLDYAENQAKRHKAMSMKDWSKKLDDFLEFYEYEQLKGKGEISSEKAKQKVTKEYELYRTIQDKKFKSDYDHLMDEVENIK comes from the coding sequence TGGAAAAACAGCCATTATATGCAAAAAAATTATTATATCAAAGTGAAGACGGTGCAGTTGAAGGAAACTTTATAATTGGTGAAGATACATTATGGGCTAACCGTAAAGTAATCTCAGAGATATTTGGGACAACACAACAAAATATATCAATCCATTTCAGTAATATTATACAGGAAGGAGAACTTATTGAAAATGAAGTAAGTATAAATGAAAATGAATTATTTAAAGATTATACTGAGTTTAGAAAGGATTCCTTTCTAAACTCTAAAAAAGGTGGTAGACCTGAAAAATGGTATAATCTTGATGCAATCATATCAATAGGATACCGTATAAATAGTAAAGAAGCAACACAATTCAGAAAATGGTCAAACAGAATATTAAAGGAGTATATGATAAAAGGATTTGTACTTGACGATGAAAGACTAAAAAATGGAGGTATATTTGGAAAAGATTACTTCGACGAATTACTTGAAAGAATCAAAGAAATAAGAGCAAGTGAAAGAAGATTCTACCAGAAAGTAACAGATTTATTCGCGGAATGCAGTTATGATTATAATTCTAATTCAGAAATAGCTAAAGAATTTTATGCAACAATACAAAATAAACTACATTATGCTGTAACAAATCAAACAGCAGCCGAAATTATTTCAAGCAGAGCTGACCATAACAAAGATAATATGGGATTAACCACTTGGAGTAATGCCCCTTATGGTAAAATCATTAAAAAAGACACTATTATAGCAAAAAACTATTTAAATAAAAATGAATTATCTGAATTAAACAATATTGTTAACATGTATCTAGATTATGCTGAAAACCAAGCAAAAAGACATAAAGCAATGTCGATGAAAGATTGGAGTAAAAAATTAGATGATTTTTTAGAGTTCTATGAATATGAACAACTTAAAGGTAAAGGTGAAATTAGTAGTGAAAAAGCTAAACAAAAAGTCACTAAAGAATATGAATTATACAGAACAATCCAAGATAAAAAATTCAAATCAGATTATGATCATTTAATGGATGAAGTTGAAAATATAAAATAA
- a CDS encoding AbrB/MazE/SpoVT family DNA-binding domain-containing protein, with protein MFEYTSKINYANPKTKSLKVGLPKEIVKILKVKPGDTMKWSVEVKNDKIYVIASKDLNK; from the coding sequence ATGTTTGAATATACCTCAAAAATTAATTATGCAAATCCTAAAACAAAATCATTAAAAGTAGGATTGCCAAAAGAAATAGTTAAAATTTTAAAAGTAAAACCTGGTGACACAATGAAATGGTCAGTTGAGGTTAAGAATGATAAAATTTATGTAATAGCTTCAAAAGATTTGAATAAATAA
- a CDS encoding AAA family ATPase, translating into MLEFKKRNAENTLKKVLIYGYDGSGKSTFAEKYCRQNGLNPVCIDVDDTNFTTVPLITLEDCNNSIRVTKKVVEIICEVAAKNNDYDTIIIDGISSLFELLVGQGKGLSKYSERASNGAKIFRKLQQSGLNIIFIGQADMKVIINEDNAKPNKLIMKVNSMVNEKYLCTCIDGKYDVETEKCRTIKEGDVDGSL; encoded by the coding sequence ATGTTAGAATTCAAAAAAAGGAATGCTGAAAACACATTAAAAAAAGTGCTTATATATGGGTATGACGGGAGTGGTAAATCCACTTTCGCCGAGAAATATTGCAGGCAAAATGGATTGAATCCCGTCTGCATTGACGTGGATGACACCAACTTCACTACTGTTCCTTTAATCACATTAGAGGATTGTAATAATTCAATACGTGTAACAAAGAAAGTAGTTGAAATCATATGTGAAGTTGCAGCAAAAAACAATGATTATGATACTATAATCATTGATGGAATTAGCAGTTTATTTGAATTGTTGGTTGGTCAGGGAAAAGGATTATCCAAATATTCCGAGAGAGCCTCTAATGGTGCAAAGATCTTCCGTAAACTCCAGCAATCAGGATTGAATATTATCTTCATCGGGCAGGCAGACATGAAGGTAATAATTAACGAGGACAATGCGAAACCGAACAAGTTAATCATGAAAGTAAACAGCATGGTTAATGAGAAGTATCTATGCACATGCATAGACGGGAAATATGATGTTGAGACTGAAAAATGCAGAACAATAAAGGAGGGTGATGTGGATGGATCACTATAA
- a CDS encoding 4Fe-4S dicluster domain-containing protein, producing MTKIIYYNQSLCREDCNECVSVCEGKCLDKNEEYNFLILTDPSKCTWCESCYMVCEAGALNLQFIDDNRDIVKMND from the coding sequence ATGACTAAGATAATATACTACAATCAGAGTTTATGTAGGGAAGACTGCAATGAATGTGTTTCTGTCTGTGAGGGCAAATGCCTTGATAAGAATGAGGAATATAATTTCCTCATTCTCACAGATCCATCAAAATGCACGTGGTGTGAATCATGTTATATGGTTTGTGAGGCAGGTGCATTGAATCTGCAGTTTATTGATGATAACCGTGATATTGTTAAAATGAATGATTAA